The Alosa sapidissima isolate fAloSap1 chromosome 5, fAloSap1.pri, whole genome shotgun sequence genome has a window encoding:
- the rcc1l gene encoding RCC1-like G exchanging factor-like protein has product MALVCIRVFVRQRFPLNCRGYSKPSSVPKRRETNIDKPVFQYVGQNRKPNDKVFVWGFSYTGALGIPSFVVPDSGRKRPRKYQLTPYRLDTAEKISSAACGYGFTLLASSTPDVIKLWGMGLNKDSQLGYQRTQHDKYKSYDYVLEPAPVALPLAKPQETRVVQVSCGRAHSLVLTDSEGVFSMGNNAYGQCGRKIIEDEVYSGSHTVHNIEGFDSKIIQVACGQDHSLFLSETGTVYACGWGADGQTGLGHYDKASCPVMVTGDLAGVKVQQVASYGDCSLAVSTNGQLFGWGNSEYLQLASVTESTQISSPRLLPLEGVGRVQQAACGGTQVAVLNDEGEVFVWGFGILGKGPNLSESSTPEKLPPTLFGQSEFNPDVKVTRVHCGLNHFAAITSHGELFVWGKNVRGCLGIGRPDDQYFPWRVTVPGHVVDVACGVDHMVAMVKSLI; this is encoded by the exons ATGGCTCTGGTCTGCATTCGTGTGTTTGTTCGCCAGAGGTTTCCTCTGAACTGCCGAGGTTACTCAAAACCTAGCAGTGTGCCAAAGAGAAGGGAGACGAACATCGACAAACCAGTTTTCCAGTACGTCGGCCAAAACAGAAAGCCCAATGATAAAGTGTTTGTTTGGGGATTCAGTTACACGGGAGCTCTGGGTATACCTAGTTTTGTGGTCCCAGACAGTGGTAGGAAAAGACCTCGAAAATATCAGCTGACACCTTACCGTTTAGATACAGCAGAGAAG ATATCCTCAGCAGCATGTGGGTATGGCTTCACTTTGTTGGCGTCCTCCACGCCAGATGTCATAAAACTGTGGGGAATGGGGCTGAATAAAGACTCTCAACTAGGATATCAGCGTACACAACATGACAAAT ATAAGAGCTATGACTACGTGCTAGAGCCTGCACCTGTAGCTCTGCCGCTAGCCAAGCCTCAAGAGACGCGGGTGGTCCAAGTGTCCTGTGGCCGTGCGCACTCTTTGGTACTCACAGATTCAGAGGGAG tGTTCAGCATGGGAAATAATGCATATGGACAGTGTGGAAGGAAGATTATTGAAGATGAAGTCTATAG TGGGAGTCACACAGTACACAATATTGAGGGCTTTGACAGCAAAATCATCCAG GTAGCCTGTGGACAGGACCACAGCCTTTTCCTATCAGAGACAGGAACAGTATATGCCTGTGGATGGGGAGCTGATGGACAGACAG GCCTGGGTCACTACGACAAAGCCTCTTGTCCTGTCATGGTGACGGGAGACCTGGCGGGGGTGAAGGTCCAGCAGGTGGCCTCTTATGGAGATTGCAGCCTTGCCGTGTCCACAAACGGCCAGCTCTTCGGTTGGGGGAACTCTGAATACCTACAGCTGGCCTCTGTCACGGAGAGCACTCAG ATAAGCTCTCCAAGGCTGCTTCCTCTGGAGGGGGTCGGCAGGGTGCAGCAGGCCGCGTGTGGTGGGACCCAAGTGGCCGTACTAAATG ATGAAGGCGAGGTGTTTGTATGGGGGTTTGGGATTCTTGGAAAGGGTCCTAATCTCTCAGAGTCCTCAACCCCTGAGAAGCTTCCGCCAACTCTCTTTGGCCAATCAGAGTTTAATCCTGATGTCAAGGTCACACGCGTCCATTGCGGATTGAATCATTTTGCTGCAATCACAA GCCACGGTGAGCTTTTTGTATGGGGAAAGAATGTCAGAGGATGCTTGGGTATTGGAAGGCCAGATGATCAGTATTTTCCATGGCGG GTGACTGTACCAGGACACGTGGTGGACGTGGCATGTGGTGTAGATCACATGGTGGCCATGGTCAAATCTCTGATCTAA